Within Bacilli bacterium, the genomic segment AAAGTATGAAACAATCATTGGTTTGGAAGTCCATGTTGAACTGCACACCAAAACGAAAATTTTTTGCGGCTGCTCCACTTCTTTCGGCGCGCCGCCCAACACGCATACATGCCCGATTTGCCTGGGGCATCCGGGCGTTCTTCCGGTGTTGAACAAGCAGGCTGTGGAATATGCGATGAAAGCGGCGATGGCGTTAAACTGCGAAATCGCGTCGGAAAGCAAATTTGACCGCAAAAATTATTTTTATCCCGACCTGCCGAAAGCTTACCAGATTTCCCAGTACGACAAGCCGATCGGGAAAAACGGCTGGATCGATATCGAAGTGGACGGCGTAACGAAGCGCATTGGCATAACCCGGCTGCATTTGGAGGAAGACGCGGGGAAATTGATGCACGGCAGCGGTTTTGATTCGCTGGTCGATTTTAACAGAGTGGGGACGCCGCTGATCGAGATCGTCTCCGAGCCGGATATCCGCTCTCCCGAAGAGGCGAGGGCTTATTTGGAAAAATTAAAAGCGATCATCAAATATTGCGACGTCTCCGACGTAAAAATGGAAGAGGGCTCGCTGCGCTGTGACGCCAACGTGAGCATCCGCCCATTCGGACAAACCGCGTTCGGCACCAAAACGGAATTGAAAAATATGAACTCGTTCCGCGGCGTGCAGCGCGGGTTGGAGTACGAAGTAAAAAGGCAGACGGAAGTGCTTGCGGACGGCGGCATAATCGTGCAGGAGACGCGCCGTTGGGACGAAAACCGCGGCGTTACGGTTTCCATGCGCACAAAGGAAGAGGCCCACGATTATCGTTATTTTCCCGATCCCGACCTTGTGACGCTGTTAATCGACGATGCGTGGAAAGAACGCGTGAAAGCATCGATACCGGAGCTTCCCGATGCCCGCAAAGCCCGTTATACGGAACAATACGGCTTGTCCGATTATGACGCGAAAGTCATTACCGCTTCGGTAAAATTGGCGGATTTATTTGAAGAAAGCTTGCGGCATTGCGGTGACGCAAAAGCGGCGGCCAACTGGATCATGGGCGATCTTTCGGGTTATTTGAATGCCAATGGTTTGGAACCGGATGACGTGCCGATCTCAGGCAAAAATCTAGGCGATTTGATCAGCTTGATTAACAAAGGGACGATCAGCGGCAAGATTGCCAAGGCCGTATTTAAAGACATGCTCGAATCGGGCAAATCGCC encodes:
- the gatB gene encoding Asp-tRNA(Asn)/Glu-tRNA(Gln) amidotransferase subunit GatB produces the protein MPATETKYETIIGLEVHVELHTKTKIFCGCSTSFGAPPNTHTCPICLGHPGVLPVLNKQAVEYAMKAAMALNCEIASESKFDRKNYFYPDLPKAYQISQYDKPIGKNGWIDIEVDGVTKRIGITRLHLEEDAGKLMHGSGFDSLVDFNRVGTPLIEIVSEPDIRSPEEARAYLEKLKAIIKYCDVSDVKMEEGSLRCDANVSIRPFGQTAFGTKTELKNMNSFRGVQRGLEYEVKRQTEVLADGGIIVQETRRWDENRGVTVSMRTKEEAHDYRYFPDPDLVTLLIDDAWKERVKASIPELPDARKARYTEQYGLSDYDAKVITASVKLADLFEESLRHCGDAKAAANWIMGDLSGYLNANGLEPDDVPISGKNLGDLISLINKGTISGKIAKAVFKDMLESGKSPEAIVQEKGLVQISDEGAIKSVVEQVIANNPQSVADFQAGKEKAIGFLVGQVMKETKGKANPGLVNKLIREIIGQ